The DNA window CTGATTTCTTGACCTTCAGGAAAGCACTGCAAACTGCCGTCACAGACAGGATCCTCACTGCTACCGCACCTTACTTCTACCGCCCTGACTTTGCGCCACAGACCTGACTGACCCTGACCTCTATACTTTTCAGTCGGCACACAACCCGCGCCCCGCTCAACGGGCCACCGCGGAAGGGAGGCACGCCTTATGCAGGAACTACTCGAAAAATTGGCGTCGCTCCGGGAGTACCTTTGACATTCCCGGCAAAGCGCGCAGACTGAACGAACTGGACCGGGAACTGAGTGACCCCGAACTCTGGAGCAACGCCGGCCGCGCCCGGCAGGTCACCCAGGAGGCGGGCACGCTGCGCCGCATCGTGGAGGGCTACCAGACCCTTCACTCCGACGCGCAGGGCCTCTCAGAAATGCTGGAGATGGCCGACGCCGAAGAGCGGGAGCTGCTGCAAGAAGAGCAGCAAAGTATCGAAGTGCGCGTGGACGAGCTGTACAAAGAAACCCTGTTCACCATGAAGTACGCTGATACAGCCGCCATCGTGCGCGTCAAAAGCGGCGCAGGTGGCACCGAATCGCAGGACTGGGCCGGAATGCTCTCTCGCATGTTCATGCGCTGGGCCGAGCGCCGGGGCTTTAAAACCGAACTCATTGATCAGGTGGACGGCGAGCAGGCCGGCGTCATCAGCAGCGAATTTATTATTCGCGGGGACAAGGCCTACGGCATGATGGCCCCCGAACACGGCGTTCACCGGCTGGTGCGGGTCTCGCCTTTTGACTCGAACAACCGCCGTCATACCTCGTTCGCGTCGGTGGATGTGGTGGCCGAGGTGCCCGAAGAGCAGATTGACATTCATATTCCCGACAGCGACCTGCGCCGCGACGTGTTCCGCTCGCAGGGAGCCGGCGGACAGGGCGTGAACACCACCGACTCGGCGGTGCGCCTGACCCACTTGCCCACTGGCATCGCCGTGGCCTCACAGCAGACGCGCTCTCAGATTAAAAACCACGAGATTGCCCTGCAAATCCTCAAGCAGCGCCTCTATGACATTGAGGTCAAGAAGCGCGAGGCCGAGGAAGCCAAGGCGCGCGGCGAGCAGAAAAAGATCGAGTGGGGCAGCCAGATTCGCTCGTATGTGCTGGACAAGCAGTACATCAAAGACCACCGCACAGGCGTCATGAAACACAACCCCGACGACGTGCTGGACGGCGACCTGGATGAACTGCAGTGGGCGGGCCTGGAATGGATGGCCGGCAAACGGATATCTGAAGAAGGCAGCGACGACGAGTAACGAGGGGAAGGCTCTTTGAGCGAGTTTGTCTCTTTTTGAAGAAGCCTGGCCCCAGTGGCCGGGCTTTTTTTGCTGGACCGTGTTGGCGCCGCCTTTACA is part of the Deinococcus betulae genome and encodes:
- the prfB gene encoding peptide chain release factor 2 (programmed frameshift), whose translation is MQELLEKLASLREYLDIPGKARRLNELDRELSDPELWSNAGRARQVTQEAGTLRRIVEGYQTLHSDAQGLSEMLEMADAEERELLQEEQQSIEVRVDELYKETLFTMKYADTAAIVRVKSGAGGTESQDWAGMLSRMFMRWAERRGFKTELIDQVDGEQAGVISSEFIIRGDKAYGMMAPEHGVHRLVRVSPFDSNNRRHTSFASVDVVAEVPEEQIDIHIPDSDLRRDVFRSQGAGGQGVNTTDSAVRLTHLPTGIAVASQQTRSQIKNHEIALQILKQRLYDIEVKKREAEEAKARGEQKKIEWGSQIRSYVLDKQYIKDHRTGVMKHNPDDVLDGDLDELQWAGLEWMAGKRISEEGSDDE